One Psilocybe cubensis strain MGC-MH-2018 chromosome 9, whole genome shotgun sequence genomic window, TGAGCAGAGAGGCCTTCTTCTGTTCAAATCTTCCTGAGCTGAACACTGCTCAAAGATGGGATCATTTCTCCGAAATGCTATGCCCGACTCTGTTCACACAGACTCAACAGAACATCGCTTTCACCGGTCTAGTCTTTGAAAGCCATGTTCGAGTGTCGAGCATATCTCGGTTTCGTTTCcaagataagattagatcaTGACAACCTGCGTGATCAGGATTACATACGCCTGACTTTGTCCGATGGCAGATGCAACCTTGGTTTCTTCTGGTCGCGACGAATCCGACGACATTGGTTTCGCCAGGTCCGCTCCCAATCCAATCTTGTAAAGCCAGTATTCCTCATGGCCACAGATTACTCAGACGTCTCCTTGGTCAACGACAGCCAAAGACTTGAAAGTTCAGAGCATAGTCCGCTCCTTTCCAGTCGCGAGCCAAGGTCCGATGGCTTGCCACGAGTGAGATCTGCGTTGGAAGGAGAGGCTTTGAACCGTGGCGACGGTGACCGTGAGCTCTCGTTTGACACAAAGTCCGTGTCGCCTCTCATCCCGCATGTAAAGTAAGACATGGAGAATCGTACGACAACGTTCCTAAGGACAAGCGACAGTTGGGTGAGATGTTTCGTGATGGGAGTTCGCGGGGCACAGGGACTGACTTGTGACCTTTTGTAGGACTTTTTAGTGTTGCGTTCCTCATTTTTAACCGTATAATTGGAACGGGGTTAGTTGGTTTTACCATCAACAACGTGACAAGCATCCTAACGTTATCCCAGAATCTATGCTACGCCCAGCAATATCTTGCGGTCCTCGGGAAGCGTTGGTGTATCGTTGATAATGTGGCTCGTGGGTGCATCCATTGCAGCATGCGGAACTGCTGTATACGTCGAGCTCGGCACTGTAAGGCATGCCTTCTAGTTCTACACCCATATTTAACCATGCTTCTAGGGACTTCCTCGTAGTGGTGGTGAAAAGAACTATTTGGAATTCATTTACCGTCGCCCCAAGTTCTTGGCTACCTGCACGTT contains:
- a CDS encoding High-affinity methionine permease, which translates into the protein MATDYSDVSLVNDSQRLESSEHSPLLSSREPRSDGLPRVRSALEGEALNRGDGDLRHGESYDNVPKDKRQLGLFSVAFLIFNRIIGTGIYATPSNILRSSGSVGVSLIMWLVGASIAACGTAVYVELGTGLPRSGGEKNYLEFIYRRPNHFQVREGYEKPDNFKWEKFWEGSGTGLNAFVSGVYNVIWSFVGYSNANYALSEVRDPVRTIRRAAPLAMLAVTSVYVFINIAYFAVVSKSDILESRRIVAALYFRNLFGPTTEKTLSSFIAISTLGNLLSGQFSQGRGVEA